The following are from one region of the Tenacibaculum dicentrarchi genome:
- a CDS encoding SDR family NAD(P)-dependent oxidoreductase, giving the protein MNIIIITGGSKGIGKALTQKYASENYTVFSLARTSSEISEIKNIQNIKVDLADSIATQTIFTALLDKIIHQNSTSKITSITLINNAGRLGKIAHLENLEANDIAKSMQLNITTPLILSGLFIKKTPHLACKKQIINISSGASKKPYEGWSVYCTSKAGLNMLTKTIALEQAELQNGVKCIAIYPGVVATDMQTKIRNTHKNDFKNLQRFIDLKNQNKLYTPSFVADTIYKIDTENQLKSGVIFDIRNI; this is encoded by the coding sequence ATGAATATCATCATAATTACAGGCGGAAGCAAAGGTATTGGAAAGGCATTGACTCAAAAATATGCTTCTGAAAATTACACCGTTTTTTCATTAGCTAGAACTTCTTCTGAAATTTCAGAAATAAAAAATATACAAAATATTAAAGTTGATTTAGCTGATAGCATAGCAACTCAAACTATTTTTACGGCTCTTTTAGATAAAATTATCCATCAAAATTCAACTTCTAAAATAACGTCAATTACCTTAATTAATAACGCTGGGCGTTTAGGTAAAATAGCCCATTTAGAAAACTTAGAAGCCAATGATATTGCAAAATCTATGCAATTAAATATTACTACGCCACTTATTTTATCAGGATTATTTATCAAAAAAACACCACATCTAGCTTGTAAAAAACAAATTATCAATATTTCATCAGGAGCATCTAAAAAACCGTATGAAGGCTGGAGCGTGTATTGTACCTCAAAAGCTGGTTTGAATATGCTAACAAAAACCATAGCCTTAGAACAAGCCGAACTTCAAAATGGCGTAAAATGTATCGCTATTTACCCTGGTGTTGTTGCTACAGATATGCAAACTAAAATCAGAAATACTCACAAAAATGATTTTAAAAATCTACAACGTTTTATCGATTTAAAAAATCAAAATAAATTATACACGCCTAGTTTTGTTGCCGATACTATTTATAAAATTGATACTGAAAATCAATTAAAAAGTGGCGTTATTTTTGATATTCGGAATATTTAA
- a CDS encoding YncE family protein yields MKITKIFLSLFLGSLLITSCSSDDAPIKELPSEYTKGIIISSEGGFGNKDGSIAYVNSQLSKLATNFVYTGENNAQLGGLIQSITFTDTEAYIILNDVNTIIIADKITFKKKAEITTGLKNPRYMTVVGDKGYVTNWGDGGNTKDDYVAIIDLKTNKIETTTISLENGVEQILNKDHKLYISHKGAWSSSNIISVVDLKANNSVSTITVKDNPDEMAFDNAGNLIVLSEGKPVYNADWSKVIDRTTSAISFIDVSTKKIIKELAFPKMANASLMTYQNGNVYYYTTKDKKVHSINETATKLTAENSVNVGSIYGMNVRQNQLFTVEYAFKKLSKLKVFDINTKSEIYASPVGLGASKIYFNN; encoded by the coding sequence TTTTATCGCTTTTTTTAGGGAGTTTACTTATTACTTCTTGTTCTAGTGATGATGCCCCAATTAAAGAACTTCCAAGTGAATATACTAAAGGAATTATTATTAGTTCGGAAGGAGGATTTGGAAATAAAGATGGCTCGATTGCTTACGTAAATAGTCAATTATCGAAGTTAGCAACAAATTTCGTTTATACAGGTGAAAATAATGCGCAATTAGGTGGATTAATTCAATCAATTACATTTACCGATACAGAAGCTTATATTATTTTAAATGATGTAAACACCATTATTATTGCTGATAAAATAACGTTTAAGAAAAAAGCAGAAATTACGACAGGCTTAAAAAACCCTAGATATATGACCGTTGTAGGCGATAAAGGATATGTTACCAATTGGGGCGATGGCGGAAATACTAAAGATGATTATGTAGCTATTATCGATTTGAAAACAAATAAAATTGAAACAACAACTATTTCTTTAGAAAACGGTGTAGAACAAATTTTAAATAAAGATCATAAATTATATATTTCTCACAAAGGAGCTTGGTCGTCAAGTAATATTATTTCTGTGGTCGATTTAAAGGCAAATAATAGTGTTTCAACAATTACTGTAAAAGATAATCCAGATGAAATGGCTTTTGATAACGCTGGAAATTTAATTGTTTTATCTGAAGGAAAACCTGTTTATAATGCCGATTGGTCGAAAGTTATTGACAGAACAACTTCTGCAATTTCATTTATTGATGTATCGACTAAAAAGATAATTAAAGAATTAGCATTCCCGAAAATGGCAAATGCAAGTTTAATGACGTATCAAAATGGAAATGTATATTATTATACCACAAAAGATAAAAAAGTACATTCAATAAATGAAACTGCAACAAAATTAACTGCAGAAAATAGTGTAAATGTTGGTTCAATTTACGGAATGAATGTAAGACAAAATCAATTATTTACGGTAGAATATGCGTTTAAAAAATTAAGTAAATTAAAAGTTTTTGATATAAATACTAAATCAGAAATATATGCTTCACCTGTAGGTTTAGGAGCTTCTAAAATTTATTTTAATAACTAA
- the gcvT gene encoding glycine cleavage system aminomethyltransferase GcvT, which produces MKNTALTHIHEALGAKIVPFAGYNMPVQYEGINIEHETVRKGVGVFDVSHMGEFFLKGENALALIQKVTTNDASKLVPGKAQYSCMPNADGGIVDDLIIYMIAENEYMLVVNASNIEKDWNWIASHNDLNVTMENRSDDWSLLAIQGPKAVEAMQSLTAVNLSTIKFYTFEIADFAGIPNVVISATGYTGSGGFEIYVKNKDVEQLWKKVFEAGADWNIKPIGLAARDTLRLEMGYCLYGNDIDDTTSPLEAGLGWITKFTKDFVNSQALKAQKEAGVTKKLVAFELTERGIPRHDYEIVDAEGTVIGRVTSGTMSPSLGKGIGLGYVTKENSKLNSDIFIQVRKKQLAAKVVKLPFYKG; this is translated from the coding sequence ATGAAAAATACTGCATTAACACATATTCACGAAGCTTTAGGAGCAAAAATAGTTCCTTTTGCGGGTTATAACATGCCTGTACAATACGAAGGAATCAATATAGAACACGAAACGGTTAGAAAAGGCGTTGGTGTTTTTGATGTAAGTCACATGGGAGAATTTTTCTTAAAAGGAGAAAATGCCTTAGCTTTAATTCAAAAAGTAACCACAAACGATGCTTCAAAATTAGTTCCTGGTAAAGCGCAATATAGCTGTATGCCAAATGCTGATGGCGGAATTGTAGATGATTTAATTATTTACATGATTGCTGAAAACGAGTATATGTTAGTTGTAAACGCATCTAACATTGAAAAAGATTGGAATTGGATTGCTAGCCATAATGACTTAAATGTTACTATGGAAAACCGTTCTGATGACTGGTCTTTATTAGCTATTCAAGGACCAAAAGCTGTAGAAGCTATGCAGTCGTTAACAGCTGTAAATTTATCAACCATTAAATTTTACACCTTTGAAATTGCTGATTTTGCAGGGATTCCTAACGTTGTTATTTCGGCAACGGGGTACACAGGTTCTGGTGGATTTGAAATTTATGTAAAAAACAAAGATGTAGAGCAACTTTGGAAAAAAGTTTTTGAAGCTGGTGCAGACTGGAATATTAAACCAATCGGTTTAGCAGCTCGTGATACTTTACGTTTAGAAATGGGTTATTGTTTATATGGTAACGATATCGATGACACAACTTCTCCTTTAGAAGCTGGTTTAGGTTGGATTACTAAATTCACAAAAGACTTTGTAAATTCTCAAGCGTTAAAGGCTCAAAAAGAAGCTGGTGTTACTAAAAAATTAGTTGCTTTTGAATTAACAGAGCGTGGTATTCCTCGTCATGACTATGAAATAGTTGATGCTGAAGGTACTGTAATTGGTCGTGTTACTTCTGGAACAATGAGTCCTTCTTTAGGCAAAGGAATTGGTTTAGGATACGTTACTAAAGAAAATTCAAAATTAAATTCTGATATTTTTATTCAAGTTCGTAAAAAACAATTAGCTGCAAAAGTGGTTAAATTACCTTTTTACAAAGGATAA
- a CDS encoding ABC transporter ATP-binding protein: MIRIENLHKSYPIGKDSLHVLKGLDLHIKEGEFVSIMGSSGSGKSTLLNIVGLLDSHDEGKYYLNNQLIENLNETKAAVLRNKFLGFIFQSFNLISYKTALENVALPLYYKGVNRKERAVIALEYLEKVGLKEWAHHLPNELSGGQKQRVAIARALATKPKVVLADEPTGALDSTTTDSVMDLLKGINEEGMTVFVITHEEEVAEQTKRIIRLKDGVIISDELTANIENKVKSKSI; this comes from the coding sequence ATGATTCGAATAGAAAACTTACACAAATCTTACCCAATTGGTAAAGACTCACTTCATGTTTTAAAAGGACTAGATTTACATATTAAAGAAGGAGAATTTGTATCTATTATGGGTTCATCAGGTTCAGGAAAATCAACTTTATTAAATATTGTTGGCTTGTTAGATTCACACGATGAAGGAAAATATTATTTAAATAATCAATTAATTGAAAATTTAAATGAAACTAAAGCAGCTGTTTTACGAAATAAATTTTTAGGATTTATTTTTCAGTCTTTTAATTTAATATCTTATAAAACTGCTCTAGAAAACGTAGCATTGCCCTTATATTATAAAGGTGTAAACAGAAAAGAACGCGCAGTAATTGCCTTAGAATATTTAGAAAAAGTAGGCTTAAAAGAATGGGCGCATCATTTGCCAAATGAACTTTCGGGTGGGCAAAAACAACGGGTTGCTATTGCAAGAGCTTTAGCTACAAAACCCAAAGTTGTTTTAGCTGATGAGCCTACAGGTGCGTTAGATTCTACAACTACCGATTCGGTGATGGATTTATTAAAAGGAATTAATGAAGAAGGAATGACGGTTTTTGTAATTACCCACGAAGAAGAGGTTGCCGAACAAACTAAAAGAATAATTCGTTTAAAAGATGGGGTTATTATTAGTGATGAATTAACTGCAAACATCGAAAATAAAGTTAAATCTAAATCAATTTAA
- a CDS encoding ABC transporter permease, with product MKFLFDSDTWQEIYGSIRKNKVRTVITIIGVLWGIFLLVVLLGASRGMENSFKKIFGNFATNSVFVWTQSTDRPFKGFQKGRRFLPTLTDVKILKKEFKEIKLLAPRSQSNGKIVKGFKSGSFDISGDYPILDQVQKKNLIYGRFLNENDILSKAKVTVIAEDIYKQLFEKNEKPIGEYIKINNINYKVIGVYKESSSVNFDGACAYIPFTTFQQVYNMGDKIHWMMITANEGVDIKQLEKDVLLTLKNLHKVHPDDKKAFGSVNLGVEIAKFTGFLTGMQFLTWFVGIATLIAGVFAIGNILLITVKERTKEIGIRRALGATPKSIRQQIVLESVFLTTIAGMLGIILGALVLYLIDMAFGQGPDAKLINPTVNIPIILIAFTTLVVLGTLIGLIPAHMATVIKPIEALREE from the coding sequence ATGAAATTTTTATTTGATTCAGATACTTGGCAAGAAATTTATGGAAGCATCCGTAAAAATAAAGTTAGAACCGTAATAACAATTATAGGGGTTCTTTGGGGGATATTTTTATTAGTTGTTCTGTTAGGGGCATCTCGAGGGATGGAAAATAGTTTTAAGAAAATTTTTGGAAATTTTGCAACCAATAGCGTTTTTGTATGGACGCAATCTACCGACAGACCTTTTAAAGGTTTTCAAAAAGGAAGACGTTTTTTACCCACATTAACGGATGTTAAAATATTAAAAAAAGAGTTTAAAGAAATAAAATTATTAGCACCAAGAAGTCAATCAAACGGGAAGATAGTTAAAGGTTTCAAATCTGGAAGTTTTGATATTAGTGGCGATTATCCTATTTTAGATCAGGTGCAAAAAAAGAACTTAATTTATGGGCGTTTTTTAAACGAAAATGATATTTTATCTAAAGCAAAAGTAACGGTAATTGCCGAAGATATTTATAAACAATTATTCGAAAAAAATGAAAAACCAATAGGAGAATACATCAAAATTAACAATATCAACTATAAAGTAATTGGAGTTTATAAAGAGTCAAGCAGTGTTAATTTTGATGGCGCTTGTGCTTATATTCCATTTACAACCTTTCAGCAGGTGTATAATATGGGTGATAAAATTCATTGGATGATGATAACAGCCAATGAAGGAGTAGATATTAAACAACTAGAAAAAGATGTGTTATTAACCTTAAAAAACCTACATAAAGTGCATCCTGATGATAAAAAAGCCTTCGGAAGCGTAAATTTAGGGGTTGAAATAGCAAAGTTCACAGGCTTTTTAACAGGAATGCAATTTTTAACATGGTTTGTAGGAATTGCTACTTTAATAGCGGGAGTTTTTGCAATTGGTAATATTTTATTAATAACGGTAAAAGAGCGTACCAAAGAAATAGGAATCCGTAGAGCCTTAGGAGCAACACCTAAAAGTATCCGACAACAAATTGTATTAGAATCTGTTTTTTTAACGACTATCGCCGGGATGCTAGGAATTATATTGGGCGCACTGGTACTTTATTTAATAGATATGGCTTTTGGGCAAGGACCCGATGCTAAATTAATCAATCCAACGGTAAACATTCCAATTATATTAATTGCCTTTACTACTTTGGTAGTATTAGGAACTTTAATAGGATTAATACCTGCACATATGGCAACAGTAATCAAACCAATCGAAGCATTAAGAGAAGAATAA
- a CDS encoding thiol-disulfide oxidoreductase DCC family protein has protein sequence MTDLPADKKIILFDGVCNFCNSSILKIIKFDKKNQFIFTSLQSDIGKKILVHLGIDTTKIDSIILYEPTISYDIKSTAVLKIMACFGGFWRLTVFLRFLPEGFRNFCYDIIAKNRYKWFGKKETCIIPSKEIKEKFL, from the coding sequence ATGACTGATTTACCTGCTGATAAAAAAATAATTCTGTTTGATGGAGTTTGTAATTTTTGCAACTCTTCAATTTTAAAAATAATTAAATTTGATAAAAAAAACCAGTTTATTTTTACCTCTTTACAGTCGGATATTGGTAAAAAAATACTTGTACATTTAGGAATTGACACTACAAAAATTGATTCCATTATTTTATATGAACCGACTATTTCTTATGATATCAAATCGACAGCAGTTTTAAAAATAATGGCTTGTTTTGGTGGTTTTTGGCGTTTAACAGTATTTTTAAGGTTTTTACCCGAAGGATTTCGTAATTTTTGCTATGATATTATCGCAAAAAACAGGTATAAATGGTTTGGCAAAAAAGAAACTTGTATAATTCCATCTAAAGAAATAAAAGAGAAGTTTTTATAA
- a CDS encoding ABC transporter permease, which yields MFDLDRWREIFQSISKNKLRSVMSGFTVAFAILLFTLLFGIVSGLSNSFRGAFVDDAMNTMRIRVWKTSKPYKGLQTGREIQLKNKDFNFIKKEYDDKIQHLTARIYKNVSISYKNKSDKYSLRAVHPDHQFLEKTIIDQGRYINTRDLQEKSKVIVIGRLVKQDLFGEKPALGKRVSVNGISYLIIGIFSDDGGDREERQTYMPVTTAQMIYGNNDHLSQIVVGYDPKLSLDQAIAFGNKMERDLRKNLGIHPDDQVALSVRNMAEANKGIGTFMMALYFIVIFVGSGTLIAGIIGISNIMIFVIKERTKEFGIRKALGAKPSSIVGMVVQESVLITTIAGYLGLSLGTYILSLLGDSLEKYFIKDPSVSPGIVIGATVVLVLSGLIAGYLPAKRAANIKPIEALRAD from the coding sequence ATGTTTGATTTAGATCGTTGGAGAGAAATATTTCAAAGCATCAGTAAAAATAAATTACGTTCGGTAATGTCTGGCTTTACCGTGGCTTTTGCAATTTTACTATTTACCTTACTTTTTGGAATTGTAAGCGGATTAAGTAATTCGTTTAGAGGCGCTTTTGTTGATGATGCCATGAATACCATGAGAATTCGTGTTTGGAAAACATCAAAACCTTATAAAGGCTTACAAACAGGGCGAGAAATTCAACTTAAAAATAAAGATTTCAATTTTATCAAAAAAGAATATGATGATAAAATTCAGCACTTAACGGCGCGTATTTATAAGAATGTAAGTATTTCGTATAAAAATAAATCAGATAAGTATAGTTTAAGAGCCGTTCATCCTGATCATCAATTTTTAGAGAAAACAATTATTGATCAAGGTAGATATATTAACACGCGCGATTTACAAGAAAAATCGAAAGTTATTGTTATTGGTCGTTTGGTAAAGCAAGATTTATTTGGTGAAAAACCAGCCTTAGGAAAACGAGTAAGTGTAAACGGAATATCTTATTTAATTATCGGTATTTTTTCTGATGATGGAGGCGATAGAGAAGAGCGTCAAACCTATATGCCTGTTACTACAGCACAGATGATTTATGGAAATAACGACCATTTAAGTCAAATTGTTGTAGGTTATGACCCTAAACTAAGTTTAGATCAGGCAATTGCTTTTGGAAATAAAATGGAGCGTGATTTACGTAAAAATTTAGGCATTCATCCAGACGATCAAGTGGCACTTTCGGTACGGAATATGGCGGAAGCAAATAAAGGTATTGGTACTTTTATGATGGCGTTGTATTTTATTGTCATTTTTGTAGGCTCAGGAACTTTAATCGCTGGTATTATAGGAATTAGTAATATTATGATTTTTGTAATTAAAGAACGTACCAAAGAATTTGGTATTCGAAAAGCATTAGGAGCAAAGCCTTCATCAATAGTAGGAATGGTAGTACAAGAATCTGTATTAATAACTACAATTGCAGGGTATTTAGGGCTGTCGTTAGGAACCTATATTTTAAGTTTACTTGGCGATAGTTTAGAGAAATATTTTATAAAAGATCCTAGCGTAAGCCCAGGGATTGTAATAGGAGCAACTGTTGTTTTAGTTTTATCGGGCTTAATTGCAGGATATTTACCTGCAAAAAGAGCCGCGAATATTAAACCAATTGAAGCATTAAGAGCAGATTAA
- the priA gene encoding replication restart helicase PriA, which yields MYFIDVILPIPLQKTFTYCVNKAEFSFLKKGMRVAVSFGKSKIYTALVFDIHQNAPESYKAKDIHQILDEFPIVNERQLKHWQWISSYYMCSLGDVYRASLPSAFMLESETIIYKNDTFTDETILTDDEFLIFEALQNSSQLTIHEVANIISKKTTLPIIDSLIQKEVAFIKEEIYETYKPKLVKFVRLNAVYESNEALQKLLENLSRAKKQREALLTYFQLASSKKPIKAKELEEKSGVSSAILKALVDKEIFEFYQIQTDRINFEGETNQIKELNDFQTQSFNEIKTSFETQNVTLLHGVTGSGKTEIYVKLIKEVVAEGKQVLFLLPEIALTTQIISRLERYFGDFISVFHSKYSMNERVEVWNNVLENKPKAQIILGARSAGFLPFSNLGLIVIDEEHETSYKQFEPSPRYNARDSAIVLGHLHKAKVLLGSATPSLESYFNAKQNKYGFVELTRRFGNIQLPKIELIDIKEKYRKKQMKGHFSDRLLTMITDALEQKEQVILFQNRRGFSPVVECDTCGISPECPNCDVSLTFHKFRRELKCHYCSYQRAMPNNCGACGSTTLDTKGFGTEQIELELKTLFPDYNIGRMDLDTTRGKYGYQKIIGAFEAQEIDILVGTQMLSKGLDFENVSLVGILSADSMLNFPDFRAHERAYQLMVQVSGRAGRSKKQGNVAIQTYNPNHQILQQVSTTNYAEMYKEQLQERWNFKYPPYYKLIKITLKHKDPVRVEMGVNWLVKSLQNVFAQNVLGPTTPAVSRVRNLYIKNLVIKIPPKQSLGKTKEQIIRVKNSFESVKDFRSIRFIMDVDAY from the coding sequence ATGTATTTTATCGACGTTATATTACCTATTCCATTACAAAAAACATTTACATATTGTGTAAATAAAGCCGAATTTTCGTTTCTTAAAAAAGGAATGCGAGTGGCGGTTTCTTTTGGGAAAAGTAAAATTTATACAGCACTTGTTTTTGATATTCATCAAAATGCACCTGAATCGTATAAAGCAAAAGATATTCATCAAATTTTAGATGAATTTCCTATTGTAAACGAACGTCAATTAAAGCATTGGCAATGGATTTCGAGCTATTATATGTGTTCGTTAGGCGATGTTTATAGAGCTTCGTTACCGTCGGCTTTTATGCTAGAAAGTGAAACAATTATCTATAAAAATGACACTTTTACCGATGAAACTATTTTAACTGATGATGAATTTTTAATTTTTGAAGCCCTTCAAAATAGTTCACAACTTACAATTCATGAAGTTGCAAATATCATCAGTAAAAAAACAACTTTACCAATTATTGATTCTCTAATTCAGAAAGAAGTCGCTTTTATCAAAGAAGAAATTTATGAAACCTATAAACCAAAATTAGTAAAATTTGTTCGTTTAAATGCTGTTTATGAATCGAATGAAGCCCTTCAAAAATTATTAGAAAATTTATCAAGAGCAAAAAAACAACGGGAAGCATTGCTTACTTATTTTCAATTAGCAAGTAGTAAAAAACCAATAAAAGCAAAAGAATTAGAAGAGAAATCAGGCGTTTCATCAGCAATATTAAAAGCCTTGGTTGATAAAGAAATTTTTGAGTTTTATCAAATTCAAACCGATAGAATTAATTTTGAAGGAGAAACCAATCAAATTAAAGAATTAAACGATTTTCAAACACAATCTTTTAATGAAATTAAAACATCTTTTGAAACTCAAAATGTAACCTTATTACACGGGGTTACAGGTTCAGGGAAAACAGAAATTTATGTAAAACTGATAAAAGAAGTTGTTGCAGAAGGAAAACAAGTATTGTTTTTATTGCCCGAAATAGCATTAACAACACAAATAATTAGTAGATTAGAACGTTATTTTGGCGATTTTATATCTGTTTTTCATTCAAAATATTCCATGAATGAGCGGGTAGAAGTTTGGAATAACGTGTTAGAAAATAAGCCAAAAGCACAGATAATTTTAGGCGCTCGTTCGGCTGGTTTTTTACCATTTTCAAACTTAGGATTAATTGTAATTGATGAAGAGCATGAAACTTCGTACAAACAATTTGAACCATCACCACGCTATAATGCCCGCGATTCGGCAATTGTTTTAGGACATTTACACAAGGCAAAAGTATTGTTAGGTTCGGCAACGCCATCGTTAGAAAGTTATTTTAATGCCAAGCAAAATAAATATGGTTTTGTTGAATTAACCCGTCGTTTTGGAAACATTCAACTGCCAAAAATCGAACTGATTGATATCAAAGAAAAATATCGAAAAAAGCAAATGAAAGGGCATTTTTCCGATAGGTTATTAACCATGATTACCGATGCTTTGGAGCAAAAAGAACAGGTTATTTTATTTCAAAACAGGCGTGGTTTTTCTCCCGTTGTAGAATGTGATACTTGTGGTATTTCACCAGAATGCCCAAATTGTGATGTGAGTTTAACATTTCATAAATTTAGGCGAGAATTAAAATGTCATTATTGTAGCTACCAACGTGCGATGCCTAATAATTGCGGGGCTTGTGGAAGTACAACACTTGATACAAAAGGCTTTGGAACAGAGCAAATTGAGCTAGAACTAAAAACTTTATTTCCTGATTATAACATCGGAAGAATGGATTTAGATACCACACGTGGAAAATACGGCTATCAAAAAATAATTGGAGCCTTTGAGGCACAAGAAATTGATATTTTAGTAGGAACACAAATGTTATCGAAAGGCTTGGATTTTGAAAATGTATCGTTAGTGGGGATTTTAAGTGCCGATTCGATGTTAAATTTCCCCGATTTTAGAGCCCACGAAAGAGCGTATCAGTTAATGGTTCAGGTGTCGGGTAGAGCAGGACGTAGCAAAAAACAAGGAAATGTTGCGATACAAACCTACAATCCGAATCATCAAATATTACAGCAAGTTTCGACCACTAATTACGCCGAAATGTATAAAGAACAATTGCAGGAACGTTGGAATTTTAAGTATCCACCATATTATAAATTGATTAAAATTACGCTAAAACATAAAGACCCTGTTCGTGTAGAAATGGGTGTAAATTGGTTAGTGAAATCATTGCAAAATGTGTTTGCGCAAAATGTATTAGGACCTACAACGCCTGCCGTATCTCGTGTTCGAAATTTATATATTAAAAATTTAGTAATTAAAATTCCGCCAAAACAATCGTTAGGAAAAACAAAAGAACAAATTATTAGGGTTAAAAATTCTTTTGAAAGTGTGAAAGATTTTAGGTCGATTCGTTTTATTATGGATGTAGATGCGTATTAA
- a CDS encoding VF530 family DNA-binding protein, which translates to MSQEQPNNPLHGIKLATILEELYLEYGWEELGEILNINCFKNNPTYKSSLKFLRTTPWARTKVENFYLKFIR; encoded by the coding sequence ATGAGCCAAGAACAACCAAATAATCCGCTTCACGGAATAAAATTAGCGACCATTTTAGAAGAATTATACTTAGAATATGGCTGGGAAGAGTTAGGAGAAATTTTAAATATTAATTGTTTTAAAAATAATCCTACTTATAAATCGAGTTTGAAATTTTTAAGAACAACACCTTGGGCAAGAACCAAAGTAGAGAATTTTTATTTGAAATTTATTCGTTAA
- a CDS encoding efflux RND transporter periplasmic adaptor subunit, with protein MSKRAKIILGIVAILFAIALIWFAKKNKKNIIAYETETAFRTTIVKKTVATGKVIPLEEVEIKPQIAGIVSEILVEEGAIVKAGDLIAKVRVVPNVASLNRANGSVKNAKLSFNNAKLQFDRNKNLFDKGVISRQDFENAELNYNNARLLLANAKSDMDIIKKGTTSGLGSAANTSIRATTSGMIVEIPVKKGYQVTQTNDFNAGTTIARIADMTKMIFEGKVDESEVGKLIKGSNIDIAIGAIENKKFPAVLNFIAPKGTDEGGAVQFKIKADVTLDDEYFIRAGYSANADIVLEKKDSVLSIKEALLRFDKKTEKPYVEVKNSDDKFEKITVKLGTSDGVNVEVLEGVTKDDKIKIWNKASKDTNDTKKEH; from the coding sequence ATGAGTAAGAGAGCAAAAATTATTTTAGGAATTGTAGCAATATTATTTGCAATAGCGTTAATATGGTTCGCAAAAAAGAACAAAAAAAATATTATAGCATACGAAACAGAAACAGCATTTAGAACAACAATAGTTAAAAAAACCGTAGCAACAGGAAAGGTAATTCCTTTAGAAGAGGTTGAAATTAAACCCCAAATAGCTGGTATTGTTTCTGAAATTTTAGTGGAAGAAGGTGCTATTGTCAAAGCAGGCGATTTAATAGCAAAAGTTAGAGTTGTTCCTAACGTAGCGTCTTTAAACAGAGCAAATGGTAGTGTGAAAAATGCAAAATTATCGTTTAATAATGCAAAGCTACAGTTTGATAGAAATAAAAATTTATTTGATAAAGGAGTAATTTCTCGTCAAGATTTTGAAAATGCGGAATTAAATTATAACAACGCTCGTTTGTTATTAGCCAACGCAAAATCGGACATGGATATTATTAAAAAAGGAACAACATCAGGTTTAGGAAGTGCTGCAAATACAAGTATTAGAGCAACAACTTCGGGTATGATTGTTGAAATTCCTGTTAAAAAAGGCTATCAGGTTACACAAACCAACGATTTTAATGCAGGAACAACAATTGCTCGTATTGCTGATATGACTAAAATGATTTTTGAAGGAAAAGTAGATGAATCGGAAGTAGGAAAATTAATTAAAGGAAGTAATATCGATATTGCTATCGGGGCGATTGAAAACAAGAAATTCCCTGCGGTTTTAAACTTTATAGCGCCAAAAGGAACTGATGAAGGTGGAGCGGTACAGTTTAAAATTAAAGCCGATGTTACTTTAGATGATGAATATTTTATTAGAGCAGGATATAGCGCAAATGCAGATATTGTTTTAGAGAAAAAAGATTCGGTTTTATCAATAAAAGAAGCCTTGCTTAGGTTTGATAAAAAAACAGAAAAACCGTATGTTGAGGTTAAAAATTCTGATGATAAATTTGAAAAAATAACGGTTAAATTAGGAACTTCTGATGGTGTAAATGTTGAGGTTTTAGAAGGTGTTACCAAAGATGATAAAATAAAAATTTGGAACAAAGCATCAAAAGATACGAACGATACGAAAAAAGAACATTAA